The genomic window CCTCGGCGAATTTCGAGCAGGAGAGGCTGGTGACCCTGTAACGCCTCCCAGATGTCATCAATAGTCTGGACAGGGTGTCCATTTACTTTGACTATAACATCCCCTTCCTGTATGCCTCCACTAAGACACAGAGGAGAATGGGAGATAGTGATCGATGCAACAGAGAGACAACAAAATGATCCAACATTGATCTAAAACCTTCAGACTAGTTGAAGGATGACATATTTTAttgtcacattaaccctttcatgcatgaattatgaaaaaaaatatctagATTTTCAGTCAGGTCATGACCCAAACACTGAAAATACAATATCCCAGATAccagtggtcgaaatgagtttccttcatAGGGTGGCTGGGTCCACCCTTAGACCcttagggtgaggagctcagtcaccagggaggagctcagagtagagcccctgctcctccacatccagacaGGCCAGCTGAGGTGCTGAGGTGGCTCAGACagctgtttcagatgcctcctgaaTGCCtctctggggaggtgttctgggcatgtcccaccagaaggagacctcagggaagacctaggacacactggagagactactgcctcgtttccactgcgtggtatcagctcgacccgactcagctcggcctttttgcgtttccattacgaaaaaggacctggaatctgatactcggtactacttttttggtatcacctccgccgaggttccaggactggggaccagatactaaaacgtgacgtgtacacactgcagaccactgattggtcagacagttttctctgtgacccgccgttttacaaaaaacagatgcagaagtggacagtaaatatagcgctgcattaatccacatgataacagcccaaaactacactatggccggtcgaggaggttcagtctttggtggctgacgtaaaaattcagatgagacaatgCACAatgagtgagttttcagcaactctctgaacagacgccttggaagtaatgcgccgcatcactgtgacgtccaggtactgtaaagtctgtagtatcttgtaatggaaacggtctccaggaataccaagtcgAGCCAAGTCAGGCCgagctgagctggttccacgtagtggaaacgtggcatatgtctctcggctggcctgggttAGCCTCAGTATGCCCTCGGAGGAGCTAAAGGAGGTgcctgaggagagggaagtctggggatCCCTGCTTAGACTGGTGCCTCTGCGACATGGCATAAgcggaagaagatggatggatggatggatggatggatggatggatccattaagcctcctgagacccaggaaactacaagttttggatttttttaattaaataattgctaacattggaaacatcattatgcaacagtttttacagaagcattttttttttaaaattatgtaatgtcctttgcggtggacagttttataaataaatatatacatatatataaagctgtgaaactcttgtccacaaacgtggacagaaaacccatggctgggtcttaggaggttaattttatgagatcacagaacagtccaaattctaaaactaagattatactttttttcattgtattgcttcgggtctatagagactgcccccatatggtttggagaatattgccttcaTAACCTTTTGGAAaaggacatcatgcatgaaagggttaaaatgtaaatcATCTAAAACACCACACAAATCTGTACTACTTTGTTGATCCATGGCCTAGTTCCTGGTGAAGTGTCTGCTGGCCTTGCGTTGTGTAAGTGTTTTGgtcattgcatgtgtgtgtgaacatACTTTTCTGCTGGAGTGTTAGGTATGACTTGTCGCACTAAAACGCCACTGCTGACTTCAGGAAAGCCTGGGTTCTGACGTCTCAACTCTGCTACTAGACTGAGACACACAAAAGACCAATATAAGGAAGCCAATGCAAAAGCTAATGTGTAAAGGAGCGCTAAGGTTGATACAAATATGAATACTAATATAATGATACTGCATCAGCAGTGCCAGGAAAGGTTACAAATGATGATGCATAAAAACAGTTATGTGCTGAAAATGAATGTGCATGTATTAAAAACTTACACTTTAGTGACTGTGAGCATCCTGATCCCTAAAAACCTCCTCTTTCCTCCAGATGCTTCTAAAATCAACATATAAATACATCCATTATGCactgcagtcaaatattgcatgtgggacttttttttgtatttccttAGCTACAGAAGCTGAGCAGACTTGAAAATCCAAGGTTTATTTGAGTGACTCTCACCTGCATCAGACTGCGGCTCCTCTGTAAATCCTCTTTGTAAGCGGCTTTTTTCTGCAACAATAACCACAAAGCTGAGATGTTAAATATTTAGAAACCAGAACTTCGCAACGAGAATTCCAACACGTCTTAGGGTCTCAGGCTTAAAAAACTCTAACTGTATTAAGGGTTTGATTTCACCTTTGTCTCGTTCAGACTTGGACTCCAGTGCTTTGCTGTGTTTGGTTTGAGACTCTGCCAGGAAGCGGCTGATCCTGTCTGAGGGAATCGCAAAAGAGATTCCTGCTGTCACTTTAAGAGTGTTGATGCCGATAACCTCGCcatcctaaacacacacacacacacacacacacacacacaaaaaggttATTACAGGGCATACAATATGATGATGGAATAATTTGGGGAATTAATTTGGTCACCTTTTAAGCATAACAACAATATAGGCAATTTATTAAGTGAGATATGAAAAAAGTAGGGTtgtcaaaatgaatgcattaacgcagattaatcaatcatcatgattaatttaattaaaaatttacccattaacccatctacagtgcagaatgactctgaacatctcatCCAaaacatttggggcagtttgtccaagtacagttactgtcatgcatgaacaaatgggccgTTGATCTGGTagagacaggcagcagaaccagccaataaagatggaagacataAAACAGTACGtcggtcctctggatggaaatatgaggacaaaaaaaccccaagacggaacagtcgactgacataaagtattatacacactctgcaggacggagttttcttttcactgaagcacttccggTTTAAAATACCATATTCTGGAGAAAGTCTGAGTTTGTACACCATGAATACTGCCCTACTActgctatttatgttacagcaGGCATCACTATGCTTATGCTTATGTTGCCACccttattgttgttattatcatttattttattttattttttatatttagacttttatgtttgtggcctgttacttttgagtgtgtttagttggtttattcctttaggggtggggggGCGGGAAGAGCGCATAAGGGAGAACTGCAAaatgtaagacccagtatcactatgtttgtactgtatctaGATGactttctttagtaaaataaaaagatatttaaaaatataaatatataccaCATTAACACAGATCATACGTttgtcggggattctgctagctaGCACTTTGGCCAAAGCATCGCCCAGTTtgtgacaaacacattaagtgcataaatATTCCCTTCTTTaggcaaaatgaaatgcgattaatacagattaaaaatgaatgatatttaatcgtgattaatcaaaaatgatccacagcaaccctgtgattaatgggattaaaaaattttaattgtttgacagccctagaaaaaagaaaaaaaggtaaagatttgctatttttttaaacaatataacTTCAGCTCAAGATGGGTGTTTTCACATCTGAAagcctttttttccattttgtgagTGGACAGTCGTGGGTGACGTCTGTAATTCCTTTCATGGCTGTATCATTAAAACTGGATCTGGAACTCCAAAATGCCATCTGTTCTCTTCATTAGTACACAAGCCAAAAACGTCCTGGCTTCTGTGTTATAACCACATGATTCAGTCTTTAGCACATGTGGAATAGgagattaattcatttatttattttattgctgtAGTACCGTGAGTGGCCACCGCGGAAAGAAGCCACAGCTCTGAGTGTTAACACTGCATCCAGATCTCTACAGTTCATTTTTCCCTTCCTCCATCACACAtttgtttttctaatttttttttttgtcacaataGCCTTGAGTAACCCCCTGTAAGTGGTCTGGGAGTCCAAAACTATTCAGAGGGTGTCTGACCATCTGTTTGGTCCTCACTGTGGTCTGAGGTGGTTTCACACCTGCACATTTAGTTCATATCAAACTGAAAAGTCTGGATTTCAGGAAGTCAGTCTGAAAGCACATCAAATAAGTCTTTGAAATCATTTGGTTCATCACAGCATATCACTCACCAAATTAACAAGAGGCCCTCCTGAATTGCCGTACTTCAGATGAGGTGAAaagaacaaggaaacaaacatatGAGTGATTGACAGACAACTGCatccatatactttataaaacAAGGCCCTGatttgtacactgcaaaaaaggtgtctaaaacaagataaaaacactaaatctgaggaaaaaggtactcaaaacaagtgaaatatctgtccatgaggcaggataatttcacttgacaagatttcttgaattcagattgttaaatctagaaataagcatgtctacagacgGATGAACACTGAAATAAgtaattaactcttaaaacaagatcagTTATCTAACACTACTaaatcagttttttgtttttttttaaaatctaggtaagaaccaaataatttgtagTCTATACACTGTATGTGAaccgtctgtatgtgtgtgtgtgtgctcacatTAATAATGGCATCAGTCTGGATGTAGTCCATGTCTGAGTCCTTGATGCCCAGCTCTTTGCCGTCTCTCTGGGCGGTGCTGACGATGCCGGTGGTGACGGTGTTCTGCAGGGCAAAAGGACTGCCGATGGCAACGACGAACTCCCCCGGCCTCAGGTCAGACGAGCGTCCCACAGACAGCACAGGAAGCTTTTTCTGCtccaaaacacacaacaacaaacaccagCACACTAACTAATGCAGAGCTTGAGGTGTTAAAATGTACATGATTTTATGTTaaagcatcaccacctgctggtcagtttggtttatttttacctacgccaggaggtattgtgatcactttgctttgtgtgtttgtgtgcgtgcatgtttgtttgtttgtttgttagcaagataagcaagccccccccaccccccgatcgccaccaaaatttaatcatttctcccttgtgccagcatcaacatttcctgaaaatttcatgcaaatccatccatagctttttgagttatcttgctaactaacaaacaaacaaacaaacaaacaaacacgcacgcatgggaggcagatctgtcttggtggaggtctgcgctctccgagtgcttttcttgttaaacttGTCCTTTGTGTTGGCTTACGGTGATATCTACAGTATATTATAAAaaaggaagtggactctgtctgtgtgtctcggacatcacacaaaatctggtaagagctgactactgcagtttgtcatatttgtgtatttttggtcaaggaacagacgagagaaaatggcaagttgataggagcaatattttgggagatattaataattttggaatacaatacccTTACAATCACGCTGCTATACCCAGAACCAAAGAATCATAGAAGTGAAGTGGGTTACCTTGCAAAAGATAAAAGATAGGGTGGTAgaatggtgtcaaatttcatgtgtagaaacagacatgccagctgagaggttattcaactgaaaatgccagtggaatttaccaagaaaggaatgaactggatcagaggtaaGTCTATCTAGAACCTGTGGTGTCTGGTTCAAAATACACtatcttttcattaaataaatttgagaagttaaacaatttttttttccttcataaactcttcaatatactacataaaatagTATATTGAAgagtttaagaagaaaaaaaaaattggatcatatattatttgatttttgcagcctggcatatgtcaatgattaactccaacatcggttaatttgcattattatttttggcgctaggtcaaatgttcaaaaatgctagcatctgtcaccaagtgtgtgtaaaatgcacacctataaatcaaactattaaatattatatattgatttatttttctgctctaatttgattttatttttgtaaatcaaggtcagccctaatcatacatatcaaataatcattcattttagattttttttaaccctttaaatgatgtcttttcatcatgatgtcactacattttttgatgcaaaaaacacaaaatatgtttttttgttttttcaaaatactacataaaaattggattacatattattagatttttgcagcctggcatatgtcaatgattaacagcaacattaacaatgtttataaattaatttagatcctcacctctcaaatgaagcccagatatcagtaaaagcaggatttatgccttaatggcttttggatcaaaaacagtggttataatggaagaaatagtgcatttttggcacacttgggagtcagatgctagtcttgtaattttcttttgtttacaatgtgcagattttagttagtggccagaattttaaagatcatgcacaaatgaacaacttttgaattctaaccttatttaaattgtgaaaaataatatgatgttttttatcacgaagtgcaaagtgtgcctaaaaagcgcacccggataccggagggttaataggaGATCTGTGAACTTCTGTTTACTTAAATAAAGGACCTGAACACTTCttccaccacagaagaagagtccGACACTTACAAAGCTGTCCAAGTATTTCAGAGATGGGTGTGAGAATACACACATCGGCGCAGTGTCTGTGAGTCACAGAGCTGATGTTTAGAAGACTTTTCCCGTTAGTCTTATGAATGTCTAGCCGAACACTGACGGAGCCTGGCACTCAAACAAGACATGATGTGAACGGTACTGGAGTTTCATCAGCTTAGTGAGGCAAAGGTTGTAAAGTCTGCCCGTGTGTTTCTCCCCACCTGAGGATTGACCTTAATAGTAGCGATGTCGGCTTTCCTGTCCACTTCCCTGACCATGGCGTCGTATGCGTCACCGTCGTGGAGCTGAACGCGTAACTGGGGCCTCCCTGTCACTGTGGTCGCTGTGGTTACCACGTGAGCATTAGTGACAATCACACCAGAGTGGGTTACAATGAATCCGGAGCCGCTGGAGAGGCGCATATGTCGGCCAAACAGAGGGTGTCTGGAGAAAAGACGGAGATGGTCAAATAAGACAGAAAAATAAAGCTGTGTTTTCATTCTAGGATTAAATAAACAATAGAAGGGTATTTGAGGTTTAAGCTTCCACTGTTATGACTGAAAAGAGTTGCTATAACAAAACAATCATTCACATCTACAGTGTATAAAGCAGAAGAACCTCAGATAGGCCATTACTGTATGTTTCTAAagatacagacaaaaaaaatgacaaacattttTAAACATACAAGTTTCTCAGACCTTACAAAGAGTTCAATGTGGACGACAGCAGGAGCTATTTTCTCCACTACATCAGCAATGAAATTGAACTTGTAGCGAGGGCTGTTGGGATGATCCAGGGAACAACCTATACTGACACGAAGAACCCACTGCattaacataaacacacacatatacagcatTCACCATGATGACTGTAGCATTAAACACAGCTTAAAGGAggagaatctatctatctatctatctatctatctatctatctatctatctatctatctatatggacaaaagtattggaacacattgagtgtttcttttctaacaggtctgggatacaaaacaacaatgacaaatatcataatatagttttatattgtgataaatatcattgcatgggttagttttgtttaaattgttatattttcttccaaaatgcctcagatatgatttttacttaatttctctcaacactgactttttttttttgttcccatgattatgattttaaatgttctaccttgcaatttctaaaatatttttcatgctctgactgtaaataataattttctatcacaactaaccatctactttcctcACATTGCACTTACGAAGAAAAATCTCTGATTAAACTTTTaggaaatatttatgtttgtatctGAAATCAGTATGAACGGGAGATCTTAcaactgtagccatgatgtgtcccaatatttttgtccatatagtgtacatgaCAAAATCATtctaaaataaaaatgcactaatgaattaaaaatgtggaatatgacatgtaaaatgtacttatttcatgtaattttttaggtatttaaagTCTGTGCAGATTCTTCTACAGATGAGAGGGAAAACAACCAAGTCATAGTCTGTTACCTTATTGGTCTGAAAGTCATTTGTTAAGCCTTTTTTGTGTGTCTAATATGTACAACTTTGGAATTAATCACTGGACCACTGTAAGAAAGTATATAAGTTATAAATGTAACTTTTAAAGACATCAGGGTTAGTCTAAATGTGAGACACATGAAATGCTTCCTCTAtgacgttaacccataaagacccaaacagccaccagcgaccaaaataatctgatctaaactgtttaatacctgttgatccattaatcatatcaatacatgtaaataattggtgtaaaatacagttcatcagatatgacccatttggacgttcagaggctctgtagttaccatggaaacactgtcatcttctacaacattgattcaccagtaaaactgatatgtaaagcactttgtgctacagtttttaatgtatgaaaagtgctatataaataaagattattacctacgccaaggaggttatgtttttgccagggtttgtttgtttgtttgtttgtttgtttgtttgtctgtccgttagtgtgcaacataactcaaaaagttatggacagatttggatgaaattttcagggtttgttggaaatgggataaggaagaaatgattacattttggtg from Sphaeramia orbicularis chromosome 1, fSphaOr1.1, whole genome shotgun sequence includes these protein-coding regions:
- the LOC115420454 gene encoding serine protease HTRA3-like, whose product is MQILLVFALFLFARNLTGAARPDKCASRCDTSLCPSPSCPGGYVPDRCNCCLVCSPAEGDPCGRKNSLPCGDGLECKPLGPGRRRGGSKGVCRCTSQQEVCASDGRTYGNVCKMKAASRRAQQRGSKEITQEHLGCCSAPGAGCSLDHPNSPRYKFNFIADVVEKIAPAVVHIELFVRHPLFGRHMRLSSGSGFIVTHSGVIVTNAHVVTTATTVTGRPQLRVQLHDGDAYDAMVREVDRKADIATIKVNPQKKLPVLSVGRSSDLRPGEFVVAIGSPFALQNTVTTGIVSTAQRDGKELGIKDSDMDYIQTDAIINYGNSGGPLVNLDGEVIGINTLKVTAGISFAIPSDRISRFLAESQTKHSKALESKSERDKEKSRLQRGFTEEPQSDAEASGGKRRFLGIRMLTVTKVLVAELRRQNPGFPEVSSGVLVRQVIPNTPAENGGIQEGDVIVKVNGHPVQTIDDIWEALQGHQPLLLEIRRGNDDLLFNIHPQVLPRHTVTGEHQTT